DNA from Helicobacter pylori:
ATTACAGGTAAAGGCTTTTTTCAAGTCCAGCTTCCTGATGGCACTACCGCTTACACAAGGAGCGGGAATTTCAAGCTAGACGAGCAGGGCAATCTTGTAACAAGCGAGGGCTATCTCCTCATCCCTCAAATCACTTTACCCGAAGACACCACGCAAGTGAATATCGGTGTGGATGGCACAGTGAGCGTGACTCAAGGCTTGCAAACGACTTCTAATGTGATCGGGCAAATCACTTTGGCTAATTTTGTCAACCCGGCGGGGCTTCATTCTATGGGGGATAATTTATTTTCCATCACCAACGCCAGCGGCGATGCGATTGTGGGTAACCCGGATTCTCAAGGCTTAGGCAAGTTAAGGCAAGGCTTTTTGGAGCTTAGTAACGTGAGATTGGTAGAAGAAATGACGGATC
Protein-coding regions in this window:
- the flgG gene encoding flagellar basal-body rod protein FlgG; this encodes MLRSLYSATSGMLAQQTHIDTTSNNIANVNTTGFKKSRADFNDLFYQAMQYAGTNTSNTTLSPDGMEVGLGVRPSAITKMFSQGSPKETENNLDIAITGKGFFQVQLPDGTTAYTRSGNFKLDEQGNLVTSEGYLLIPQITLPEDTTQVNIGVDGTVSVTQGLQTTSNVIGQITLANFVNPAGLHSMGDNLFSITNASGDAIVGNPDSQGLGKLRQGFLELSNVRLVEEMTDLITAQRAYEANSKSIQTADAMLQTVNSLKR